From one Cupriavidus sp. P-10 genomic stretch:
- a CDS encoding acyclic terpene utilization AtuA family protein: protein MSELTNTEAAEARTGKTVRIGGASGFWGDSAIATPQLLAVPGLQYLVYDYLAETTMSILARARARDPALGYATDFVQAAMGPNLAGILQRGVRVVANAGGLNPEACRDALLKIAAQQGLKPRIAVVTGDDVQPRFAQWCADGLTDLAGDAVPTTEPWSANAYTGAQCIARALALGADIVIAGRCVDSAVVVGVLAHEFGWDWTDWDRLAAGTLAGHVIECGAQATGGLFTDWERVPGWDRMGYPVIDCAHDGSFMLSKPEGTGGLVDPAAVAEQVLYEVGDPANYLMPDVTCDFRMVRTKLVEPGRVRVDGARGRAPGTHYKGNATWQDGFQISLMMAIRGIDAPAKARRTADALLARTRAMLAERGMPDYTETVVELLGCESQYGAHARELPTREVVLRIGARHPLARGLSFLQRECSSAGTSMAAGTRSSFAGRVDIQPVVKVFSFLVPKADVPMRVEFEGGVIMLPDAATSAAPEAPAVVSGPALSPVPDEPRVRLPLVALAYARSGDKGDDENIGVIARKPEYLALLREQLTPQAVRAYFAHLVEGEVERFDVPGLHALNFLMHGALGGGGVASLRSDPLGKSYAQMLLDFPLSVPRSWA, encoded by the coding sequence ATGAGCGAACTGACAAATACCGAAGCCGCGGAGGCACGCACCGGCAAGACCGTGCGCATCGGTGGCGCGTCCGGCTTCTGGGGCGATTCCGCTATCGCCACGCCGCAACTGCTGGCCGTTCCAGGCCTGCAGTACCTGGTCTACGACTACCTGGCCGAGACCACCATGTCGATCCTGGCGCGCGCCCGCGCCAGGGACCCGGCGCTGGGCTACGCCACCGATTTCGTGCAGGCGGCGATGGGGCCCAACCTTGCCGGGATCCTGCAGCGCGGCGTCCGGGTAGTTGCCAACGCCGGCGGGCTCAACCCGGAAGCCTGCCGCGACGCGCTGCTCAAGATCGCCGCGCAGCAGGGCCTGAAGCCGCGCATCGCCGTGGTCACCGGCGACGACGTGCAGCCCCGCTTTGCGCAATGGTGCGCCGACGGGCTGACCGACCTGGCCGGCGACGCCGTGCCGACCACCGAACCGTGGTCGGCCAACGCCTACACCGGCGCGCAGTGCATTGCCCGCGCGCTGGCGCTGGGCGCCGACATCGTCATCGCCGGCCGTTGCGTCGACAGCGCCGTGGTGGTCGGGGTGCTGGCGCACGAATTCGGCTGGGACTGGACCGACTGGGACCGCCTTGCCGCCGGCACGCTCGCGGGCCATGTGATCGAATGCGGCGCGCAGGCCACCGGCGGATTGTTTACCGACTGGGAGCGCGTGCCCGGCTGGGATCGGATGGGTTACCCGGTGATCGACTGCGCGCACGACGGCAGCTTCATGCTGAGCAAGCCGGAAGGCACCGGCGGGCTGGTCGACCCCGCCGCGGTCGCCGAGCAGGTGCTGTACGAGGTGGGCGACCCCGCCAACTACCTGATGCCGGACGTGACCTGCGACTTCCGCATGGTCCGCACCAAGCTGGTCGAACCCGGCCGCGTGCGCGTGGATGGCGCACGCGGCCGGGCGCCCGGCACCCACTACAAGGGCAACGCCACCTGGCAGGACGGCTTCCAGATCAGCCTGATGATGGCAATCCGCGGCATCGACGCCCCGGCCAAGGCCCGCCGCACCGCCGACGCGCTGCTGGCGCGCACCCGCGCCATGCTGGCCGAACGCGGCATGCCTGACTACACCGAGACTGTGGTGGAGTTGCTGGGCTGTGAATCGCAATACGGCGCCCATGCGCGGGAGCTGCCAACGCGCGAGGTGGTGCTGCGCATCGGCGCGCGCCACCCGCTGGCGCGGGGCCTGAGCTTCCTGCAGCGCGAATGCTCGTCGGCGGGAACGTCGATGGCGGCCGGCACGCGCTCGTCCTTTGCCGGGCGTGTCGATATCCAGCCGGTGGTGAAAGTGTTTTCGTTCCTCGTGCCCAAGGCGGACGTGCCGATGCGGGTGGAATTCGAGGGGGGCGTGATCATGCTGCCCGATGCTGCAACCAGCGCCGCACCGGAGGCGCCCGCCGTGGTTAGCGGCCCGGCACTGTCGCCGGTACCCGACGAGCCGCGCGTGCGACTGCCGCTGGTCGCGCTGGCCTACGCCCGCAGCGGCGACAAGGGCGACGACGAGAACATCGGCGTGATTGCGCGCAAGCCGGAATACCTGGCGTTGCTGCGTGAACAACTGACGCCGCAGGCCGTGCGCGCGTACTTTGCCCACCTGGTGGAGGGCGAGGTCGAGCGCTTCGACGTGCCCGGCCTGCATGCGCTGAACTTCCTGATGCATGGCGCGCTGGGCGGCGGCGGCGTGGCCAGCCTGCGCTCCGACCCGCTGGGCAAGAGCTACGCGCAGATGCTGCTCGATTTCCCGCTTTCCGTACCGCGCAGCTGGGCATAG
- a CDS encoding acetyl-CoA carboxylase biotin carboxylase subunit has protein sequence MSATSRPFHTLLVANRGEIAVRIMRTARRLGLATVAVYSEADRHSPHVAFADRAVCIGAAAPRESYLNIPAIIEAARASGADAIHPGYGFLAENAAFAEAVAAAGLVFVGPPAGAIRAMGNKAEAKRLMLAADMPCVPGYQGAAQDDATLLAEAGSIGFPLMVKAAAGGGGRGMRLVREAAALPIALASARSEAAAAFGSDELILERAVIAPRHVEIQVFADTHGHVIHLGERDCSVQRRHQKVIEEAPSPAVGPALRARMGEAAVRAAKSIGYVGAGTMEFLLDADGNFYFMEMNTRLQVEHAVTEAITGFDLVEWQLRVAAGEPLPVTQEQVKLNGHAIEVRLTAEDVPAGFLPQGGPLMRWRPPAAGRDVRVDHALEEGGAIPTHYDSMVAKLVAHGADREEARRKLLRAVEDCALLGVPSNQGFLADCLAHPAFAGNDVHTGFVDAHMQGALQAPQPPLHVMASAALAASGLLGDNGKPATLARAAASVVLYAAGTAWEATLRVAAEGWRVMLRQRESDQLPGQQPVACALRVLRADGDSGTALVECDGVAYPLVFAADKQVLHLFQAGRAWQFPLHDPRRRRDAGEADGVLQAPLTARIVAVHVAEGERVEAGQPLVVLEAMKMEHTIAAPFAGVVAELPARAGGQASAGSLLARVDADVAAKEPA, from the coding sequence ATGTCTGCAACCAGCCGACCCTTCCATACGCTGCTCGTCGCCAACCGCGGCGAGATCGCGGTGCGCATCATGCGCACCGCGCGCCGCCTCGGGCTGGCCACCGTGGCCGTCTACTCCGAGGCCGACCGCCACAGCCCGCACGTGGCCTTCGCGGACCGCGCGGTCTGCATCGGCGCCGCGGCGCCACGCGAGTCGTACCTGAACATCCCCGCCATCATCGAGGCCGCCCGTGCCAGCGGCGCCGACGCCATCCACCCCGGCTACGGCTTCCTGGCCGAGAACGCGGCCTTTGCCGAAGCCGTCGCGGCGGCGGGCCTTGTCTTTGTCGGCCCGCCTGCCGGGGCAATCCGCGCCATGGGCAACAAGGCCGAGGCCAAGCGCCTGATGCTGGCCGCCGACATGCCCTGCGTGCCGGGCTACCAGGGCGCGGCACAGGACGACGCCACGCTGCTGGCCGAAGCCGGTTCGATCGGTTTTCCGCTGATGGTAAAGGCCGCGGCGGGCGGCGGCGGGCGCGGCATGCGGCTGGTGCGGGAGGCAGCGGCGCTGCCCATCGCGCTGGCCAGCGCACGCTCCGAGGCCGCGGCCGCGTTCGGCTCCGACGAGCTGATCCTGGAGCGCGCCGTCATCGCGCCGCGCCACGTCGAAATCCAGGTCTTCGCCGATACGCACGGCCATGTCATCCATCTGGGCGAGCGCGACTGCTCGGTGCAGCGCCGCCACCAGAAGGTCATCGAAGAGGCCCCGTCGCCCGCCGTTGGCCCGGCGCTGCGCGCGCGCATGGGCGAGGCCGCGGTCCGCGCGGCAAAGTCGATCGGCTACGTCGGCGCCGGCACCATGGAGTTCCTGCTCGATGCCGACGGCAATTTCTACTTCATGGAGATGAACACGCGCCTGCAGGTCGAGCATGCGGTGACCGAAGCCATTACCGGTTTCGACCTGGTCGAATGGCAACTGCGCGTGGCCGCTGGTGAGCCGCTGCCGGTGACGCAGGAACAGGTGAAACTCAACGGCCATGCCATCGAGGTCCGTCTCACCGCCGAAGACGTGCCGGCCGGATTCCTGCCGCAGGGCGGCCCGCTGATGCGCTGGCGCCCGCCCGCCGCAGGCCGCGACGTGCGCGTCGACCATGCTCTGGAAGAGGGCGGCGCCATCCCGACGCACTACGACTCGATGGTGGCCAAGCTGGTCGCCCATGGCGCCGACCGCGAGGAAGCGCGCCGCAAGCTGCTGCGCGCGGTCGAAGACTGCGCGCTGCTGGGCGTGCCGAGCAACCAGGGGTTCCTTGCCGACTGCCTCGCGCATCCGGCCTTCGCGGGCAATGACGTGCACACCGGATTCGTCGATGCGCACATGCAGGGCGCGCTGCAGGCGCCGCAGCCGCCGCTGCACGTGATGGCCAGCGCCGCGCTGGCCGCGTCGGGGCTGCTTGGCGACAACGGCAAGCCGGCCACGCTCGCACGTGCCGCGGCCAGCGTGGTGCTGTACGCGGCCGGCACGGCGTGGGAAGCCACCTTGCGCGTCGCTGCCGAAGGCTGGCGCGTGATGCTGCGCCAGCGCGAAAGTGACCAACTGCCCGGCCAGCAGCCGGTCGCCTGCGCGCTGCGCGTGCTGCGCGCCGACGGCGACAGCGGCACGGCCCTGGTCGAGTGCGACGGCGTGGCCTATCCGCTGGTGTTCGCCGCCGACAAGCAGGTGCTGCACCTGTTCCAGGCCGGCCGCGCCTGGCAATTCCCGCTGCACGACCCGCGCCGCCGCCGCGATGCCGGTGAAGCCGACGGGGTCCTGCAGGCACCGCTGACGGCGCGTATCGTCGCGGTCCATGTGGCCGAGGGCGAGCGCGTGGAAGCCGGCCAGCCGCTGGTCGTGCTGGAAGCCATGAAGATGGAGCACACCATTGCCGCGCCGTTTGCCGGCGTGGTCGCTGAACTGCCCGCGCGCGCAGGCGGCCAGGCCAGCGCCGGTTCGCTGCTGGCGCGCGTCGATGCCGATGTTGCGGCGAAGGAGCCGGCATGA
- a CDS encoding enoyl-CoA hydratase/isomerase family protein, which produces MTVPTQTEPVIVRRAGGVLFATLNIPATRNALAPEVVAALAGAVEQAEADPEVRALVLRGAGGMFSAGGNVGNFQARLDADASREDPVATRNRQFGYFMQRLSALPVPVIAAVDGAAMGGGMGLACAADIVLATRDARFALSETTLGIIAAQIAPFVVQRIGAAATRRLGLTGERISGEAAVAIGLVDQLAADSAELDALVAEWLTRIGRCGPNANRVFKTLVSRCGQEPAGPLLDEASRLFAQCMRSEGAEGVAAFREKRDANWTVRFDADAVRGAQSAS; this is translated from the coding sequence ATGACCGTGCCAACGCAAACCGAACCCGTGATCGTGCGCCGCGCCGGCGGCGTGCTGTTCGCCACCCTCAATATCCCGGCCACGCGCAATGCGCTGGCGCCCGAGGTCGTCGCCGCGCTGGCCGGTGCGGTCGAGCAGGCCGAAGCCGACCCAGAGGTGCGCGCGCTGGTGCTGCGCGGCGCCGGCGGCATGTTCAGCGCCGGCGGCAACGTCGGCAACTTCCAGGCGCGGCTCGATGCCGATGCCAGCCGGGAAGATCCGGTCGCCACCCGCAACCGCCAGTTCGGCTATTTCATGCAGCGGCTGAGCGCGCTGCCGGTGCCGGTCATCGCCGCCGTGGACGGCGCCGCGATGGGCGGCGGCATGGGCCTGGCGTGCGCCGCCGACATCGTGCTGGCCACGCGGGACGCGCGCTTCGCGCTGTCTGAAACCACGCTGGGCATCATCGCCGCGCAGATCGCGCCGTTCGTGGTGCAGCGCATCGGCGCGGCCGCCACGCGCCGCCTGGGCCTCACCGGCGAACGCATCAGCGGCGAGGCCGCGGTGGCGATCGGGCTGGTCGACCAGCTGGCCGCCGACAGCGCCGAGCTGGACGCGCTGGTCGCCGAATGGCTGACGCGCATCGGCCGCTGCGGGCCCAATGCCAACCGCGTGTTCAAGACGCTGGTCAGCCGCTGCGGCCAGGAGCCGGCGGGGCCGCTGCTGGACGAAGCCTCGCGGCTGTTCGCCCAGTGCATGCGCAGCGAGGGTGCAGAAGGCGTCGCGGCCTTCCGCGAGAAGCGCGACGCGAACTGGACGGTGCGCTTCGATGCCGATGCCGTGCGCGGCGCCCAATCGGCGAGCTGA
- a CDS encoding acyl-CoA dehydrogenase family protein, with translation MLYTEDHRNIMDSIRRFVSAEIDPFVDEWEAAEVFPAHELFKKMGGLGFLGITKPVEYGGMGLDFSYAVAAAEALGYARAQGVGMGVGVQTDMATPALTAFGSEELKRNYLAPAITGDMVCSIGVSEAGAGSDVASLKTRAVRNGDDYVISGSKMWITNGTQSDWICLLCNTSDGPVHKNKSLIVVPLREDGKRVRGVEVQKIRKFGMWCSDTAQIFFDEVRVPVRNRIGEEGMGFIYQMKQFQEERLNGAARRLACTALIEETAEYLRQRVAFGKPLLDNQFIQFKLAELKTEMEALRALVYLATQTYIAGGDVVELASMAKLKAGRLSREVADWCMQFQGGMGYTWDNHASRAYRDFRLGSIGGGADEVMLQVIAKQMGLMSRESRG, from the coding sequence ATGCTTTACACCGAAGACCACCGCAACATCATGGACAGCATCCGCCGCTTCGTTTCGGCGGAGATCGATCCCTTCGTCGATGAATGGGAAGCCGCCGAGGTGTTCCCGGCGCACGAGCTGTTCAAGAAGATGGGCGGCCTCGGCTTCCTCGGCATCACCAAGCCGGTGGAGTACGGCGGCATGGGGCTCGACTTCTCCTACGCCGTCGCCGCCGCCGAGGCGCTCGGCTATGCGCGCGCACAAGGCGTCGGCATGGGCGTGGGCGTGCAGACCGACATGGCCACGCCGGCGCTGACCGCGTTCGGCTCGGAAGAACTCAAGCGCAACTACCTGGCACCTGCCATCACCGGCGACATGGTGTGCTCCATCGGCGTGTCCGAGGCGGGCGCCGGCTCCGACGTGGCCTCGCTCAAGACGCGCGCCGTGCGCAACGGCGACGACTATGTCATCTCAGGCTCCAAGATGTGGATCACCAACGGCACCCAGTCGGACTGGATCTGCCTGCTGTGCAACACCTCCGACGGTCCGGTCCACAAGAACAAATCGCTGATCGTGGTGCCGCTCAGGGAAGACGGCAAGCGCGTGCGCGGCGTGGAAGTGCAGAAGATCAGGAAGTTCGGCATGTGGTGCTCGGACACCGCGCAGATCTTCTTCGACGAAGTGCGCGTGCCGGTACGCAACCGCATTGGCGAGGAGGGCATGGGCTTCATCTACCAGATGAAGCAGTTCCAGGAAGAGCGGCTGAACGGCGCGGCGCGCCGGCTGGCCTGCACCGCGCTGATCGAGGAAACCGCCGAGTACCTGCGCCAGCGCGTCGCCTTCGGCAAGCCGCTGCTGGACAACCAGTTCATCCAGTTCAAGCTGGCCGAACTGAAGACCGAGATGGAGGCGCTGCGCGCGCTGGTCTACCTGGCCACCCAGACCTATATCGCAGGCGGCGACGTGGTCGAGCTGGCGTCGATGGCCAAGCTCAAGGCCGGGCGGCTGTCGCGCGAGGTGGCCGACTGGTGCATGCAGTTCCAGGGCGGCATGGGCTACACCTGGGACAACCATGCGTCGCGTGCGTACCGGGATTTCCGCCTGGGCTCGATCGGCGGCGGCGCGGACGAAGTGATGCTGCAGGTCATCGCCAAGCAGATGGGCCTGATGTCGCGCGAGTCCCGCGGCTGA
- a CDS encoding acyl-CoA carboxylase subunit beta — MIPIESRIDTSSDAFASQRAGMQALIDRLHGLEQRAVAASERSRPTFAKRGALLPRERVGRLLDPGAPFLPLSTLAGFGMDDPDPQTSIPGGSLVAGIGFVCGVRCMVLATDSGIDAGAMTEAGNMKLVRCQEIALENRLPFIHLVESAGANLRKYRVDKFVRGGAIFYNLARLSAAGLPVITVVHGSSTAGGAYMPGLSDYVVMVRNRARAFLAGPPLLKAATGEIATDEELGGADLHATATGLAEYLAEDDEHAIATARDIVASLDWPKVEPQPAQPARAPRLDASELDGVMTLDMKRPVDMREVIARIVDDSAWLPFKPDYGPGTVCGHARIEGHTVGFITNNGPIDPAGATKAAQFIQLCNQSGTPIVFLQNTTGFIVGRASEEAGMIKHGSKMIQALSNSKVPQITLYCGASFGAGNFGMCGRGFRPRFCFSWPNARTAVMGGEQAAMTLEIVARQQAARKGKPVDEAQLAGQTAEIVANFERQASAFVTSGLLLDDGVIDPRDTRAVLAFVLATAREAALRQPHAIQFGVGRF, encoded by the coding sequence ATGATCCCCATCGAATCCCGCATTGACACGTCCTCCGACGCCTTCGCCAGCCAGCGCGCCGGCATGCAGGCCCTGATCGACCGCCTGCACGGGCTGGAGCAGCGTGCCGTCGCCGCTTCCGAGCGCTCCCGGCCCACCTTCGCCAAGCGCGGCGCGCTGCTGCCGCGCGAGCGCGTCGGCCGCCTGCTCGACCCGGGCGCGCCTTTCCTGCCGCTGTCCACGCTGGCGGGCTTCGGCATGGACGATCCCGACCCGCAGACGTCGATTCCCGGCGGCTCGCTGGTGGCCGGCATCGGCTTCGTGTGCGGCGTGCGCTGCATGGTGCTCGCCACGGATTCCGGCATCGATGCCGGCGCCATGACCGAGGCCGGCAACATGAAGCTGGTGCGCTGCCAGGAAATCGCGCTGGAAAACCGGCTGCCCTTTATCCACCTGGTGGAATCGGCCGGCGCAAACCTGCGCAAGTACCGCGTCGACAAGTTCGTGCGCGGCGGCGCCATCTTCTACAACCTGGCGCGGCTGTCCGCGGCCGGCCTGCCGGTGATCACGGTGGTACACGGCTCGTCCACGGCCGGCGGTGCCTACATGCCCGGCCTGTCCGACTACGTGGTGATGGTGCGCAACCGCGCCCGCGCCTTCCTGGCCGGCCCGCCGCTGCTGAAGGCCGCCACCGGCGAGATCGCCACCGACGAGGAACTGGGCGGCGCCGACCTGCACGCCACCGCCACCGGGCTGGCCGAGTACCTGGCGGAGGATGACGAACACGCCATCGCCACCGCCCGCGACATCGTCGCCAGCCTGGACTGGCCCAAGGTGGAGCCCCAGCCGGCGCAGCCGGCCCGTGCGCCGCGGCTCGACGCGTCGGAACTGGACGGCGTCATGACACTGGACATGAAGCGCCCGGTCGACATGCGCGAGGTGATCGCGCGCATCGTTGACGATTCGGCGTGGCTGCCGTTCAAGCCCGACTACGGCCCGGGCACCGTGTGCGGCCATGCCCGCATCGAAGGCCATACCGTCGGCTTCATCACCAACAACGGTCCGATCGACCCGGCCGGGGCGACCAAGGCCGCGCAGTTCATCCAGCTGTGCAACCAGTCCGGCACGCCGATCGTCTTCCTGCAGAACACCACTGGCTTTATCGTCGGGCGCGCCTCGGAAGAGGCCGGCATGATCAAGCACGGCTCCAAGATGATCCAGGCGCTGTCCAACTCCAAAGTGCCGCAGATTACGCTGTACTGTGGCGCCTCGTTCGGCGCGGGCAACTTCGGCATGTGCGGGCGGGGCTTCAGGCCGCGCTTCTGCTTCTCGTGGCCGAACGCGCGCACGGCGGTGATGGGCGGCGAACAGGCCGCCATGACGCTGGAGATCGTGGCGCGCCAGCAGGCGGCGCGCAAGGGCAAGCCGGTCGACGAGGCGCAACTGGCCGGCCAGACCGCCGAGATCGTCGCCAACTTCGAGCGCCAGGCGAGCGCCTTCGTCACCAGCGGGCTGCTGCTGGACGACGGCGTGATTGATCCGCGCGACACGCGCGCCGTGCTGGCCTTTGTGCTGGCCACCGCGCGCGAGGCGGCGCTGCGCCAGCCGCATGCCATCCAGTTCGGCGTCGGGCGCTTCTGA
- a CDS encoding IclR family transcriptional regulator, protein MPTKSSAPGGVQSLARAFTLLQLLAEHHDAGLALPDLAALAGIDRTTAHRMARFLEAGAYIERESAGKRYHLGTAAMALGLRAMNRPPPNSALVSKMKALARLTGDAVFLIVRIGDHGHCLHTEEGSHRIKSFHMLTGTSRLLGQGTGSMALLAKMDNEAVRAHYERHRAEYEAGGLSLLKLMRGVERSRKLGYALAGAEGVAGVGYALPLAMGADAAISIVSTASRMSAARRHEMGGIIVAMFAQQG, encoded by the coding sequence ATGCCCACCAAATCCTCCGCCCCCGGCGGCGTCCAGAGCCTGGCGCGTGCCTTCACCCTCTTGCAATTGCTGGCTGAACACCATGACGCCGGCCTGGCGCTGCCCGACCTGGCCGCGCTGGCCGGCATCGACCGCACCACCGCGCATCGCATGGCGCGCTTCCTGGAAGCCGGCGCATATATCGAGCGCGAGTCGGCCGGCAAGCGCTATCACCTCGGCACCGCCGCAATGGCGCTCGGGCTGCGCGCCATGAACCGGCCGCCGCCGAACAGCGCCCTCGTCAGCAAGATGAAGGCGCTGGCCCGCCTGACTGGCGACGCGGTCTTCCTGATCGTGCGCATTGGCGACCACGGCCATTGCCTGCATACGGAGGAAGGCAGCCATCGCATCAAGAGCTTCCACATGCTGACCGGCACCTCGCGCCTGCTGGGCCAGGGCACCGGCAGCATGGCGCTGCTGGCCAAGATGGACAACGAGGCCGTCCGCGCCCACTACGAGCGCCACCGCGCCGAGTACGAAGCCGGCGGCCTGAGCCTGCTCAAGCTGATGCGCGGCGTCGAACGCAGCCGCAAGCTGGGCTATGCGCTGGCCGGCGCAGAAGGCGTGGCCGGCGTGGGCTACGCCTTGCCGCTGGCAATGGGCGCGGATGCGGCCATCAGCATCGTCTCGACTGCGTCGCGGATGTCGGCGGCGCGCCGGCATGAAATGGGCGGGATCATCGTGGCGATGTTCGCGCAGCAAGGGTGA
- a CDS encoding ABC transporter substrate-binding protein, giving the protein MTASRRQFLRHGAAATAALASGPILTFTTLASGNAQAQGRPVLKAGDQKGGLRALLESANALEGLAYDIQWTEFPAAAPLAEALNAGAVDSGPIGDGPAIFALAAGTRIKLIGANRSDPFGTAILVRPDSPLRQAADLKGKSIGTNRGSIGHLVTLKALESAGLRPEDANIRFLPPADTKLALSNGSVDAWATWEPYTAMAETSGHARVLVSGRGLWSGLSYLAATDAALATKRAVLQDFLARVVRAQRWSYQHVPEFSATLARIIGITPQAARLQFERRHTQWRNIDAELIAEQQRTADFYQKAGLLKQRLDVRQTFDTGFPIAS; this is encoded by the coding sequence ATGACCGCTTCACGACGCCAGTTCCTGCGCCACGGCGCCGCCGCCACGGCGGCCCTTGCCTCCGGCCCGATCCTTACCTTCACCACACTCGCCAGCGGCAACGCGCAGGCGCAGGGGCGCCCCGTGCTGAAAGCCGGCGACCAGAAAGGCGGGCTGCGCGCGCTGCTCGAATCCGCCAACGCGCTCGAAGGGCTGGCCTATGACATCCAATGGACCGAGTTCCCCGCCGCGGCGCCGCTGGCGGAGGCGTTGAACGCCGGCGCCGTCGACAGCGGCCCGATCGGCGACGGTCCGGCAATCTTTGCGCTGGCAGCCGGCACCCGGATCAAGCTGATCGGCGCCAACCGCTCCGATCCGTTCGGCACCGCGATCCTGGTGCGGCCCGATTCGCCGCTGCGGCAGGCGGCCGATCTCAAGGGCAAGAGCATCGGCACCAACCGCGGCTCGATCGGGCACCTGGTCACGCTGAAGGCGCTGGAGTCGGCCGGGCTCAGGCCGGAGGACGCGAATATCCGCTTCCTGCCGCCCGCGGATACCAAGCTCGCCTTGAGCAACGGTTCGGTCGATGCCTGGGCGACGTGGGAGCCGTACACCGCGATGGCCGAGACCAGCGGCCACGCGCGCGTGCTGGTCAGCGGGCGCGGGCTGTGGTCCGGCCTCAGCTACCTTGCCGCCACCGATGCGGCGCTGGCGACCAAGCGCGCCGTGCTGCAGGACTTCCTGGCCCGCGTGGTGCGCGCGCAGCGGTGGTCGTACCAGCACGTGCCCGAGTTCTCGGCGACGCTCGCGCGCATTATCGGCATCACGCCGCAGGCGGCGCGGCTGCAGTTCGAGCGGCGCCACACGCAATGGCGCAACATTGACGCCGAACTGATCGCCGAACAGCAGCGCACCGCGGACTTCTACCAGAAAGCGGGCCTGCTCAAGCAACGGCTCGACGTACGGCAGACCTTCGACACCGGCTTTCCGATCGCCTCCTGA
- a CDS encoding LysR family transcriptional regulator, which yields MDPSQLPSLAWFAHIAHHRSFTRAAAEMGVSRAALSQNLKALERQLDVRLLYRTTRDMSLTEAGQRLFDALRPALLTIDSAVRNLHEVRDEPTGLLRVNTSRIAAKALVEPHLGEFMARYPQLRLELVMDDGLSNIIADGCDAGIRLGESLAGHMVAVPITPMLEMAVAATPDYFARHGKPGEPADLIRHNCLCYRHASSGAIFRWEFTSPTIKDHDFVVEPQGSVITNDDDGMIRAALQGVGLIQHMELALREHLRDGTLVRVLQAWSKPFPGFYLYAPSREQMPAKVRALVDFLVDKREALAAPVPAAMPGNNRRKRA from the coding sequence ATGGACCCTTCCCAGCTGCCATCCCTTGCCTGGTTCGCCCACATCGCCCATCACCGCAGCTTTACCAGGGCAGCGGCCGAAATGGGGGTGTCGCGCGCCGCGTTGTCACAGAACCTGAAAGCGCTGGAGCGGCAACTCGATGTCAGGCTGCTCTACCGGACCACGCGCGACATGTCGCTGACGGAAGCCGGCCAGCGTCTGTTCGACGCACTGCGCCCGGCGCTGCTCACCATCGACAGCGCGGTGCGCAACCTGCATGAGGTGCGCGATGAGCCCACCGGCCTGCTGCGCGTGAACACGTCACGGATCGCCGCAAAGGCACTGGTCGAGCCGCACCTGGGCGAGTTCATGGCGCGCTATCCGCAGCTGCGGCTCGAACTGGTGATGGATGATGGGCTGTCCAACATCATCGCGGACGGCTGCGACGCGGGCATCCGGCTGGGGGAGAGCCTGGCCGGGCACATGGTGGCGGTGCCGATCACGCCCATGCTGGAAATGGCGGTGGCCGCGACACCGGACTACTTCGCGCGGCATGGCAAGCCGGGCGAGCCGGCCGACCTGATCCGCCACAACTGCCTGTGCTACCGCCATGCCTCGAGCGGCGCGATCTTTCGCTGGGAGTTCACGTCACCGACGATCAAGGACCACGACTTCGTGGTGGAGCCCCAGGGCAGCGTGATCACCAACGACGACGACGGCATGATCCGGGCGGCGTTGCAGGGCGTCGGCCTGATCCAGCACATGGAGCTCGCCTTGCGCGAGCATTTGCGGGATGGCACGCTGGTGCGCGTGCTGCAGGCGTGGAGCAAGCCGTTTCCCGGCTTCTACCTGTACGCGCCTTCGCGCGAGCAAATGCCGGCGAAGGTGCGCGCGCTGGTGGATTTCCTGGTGGACAAGCGCGAAGCGCTGGCCGCGCCGGTACCGGCGGCAATGCCAGGCAACAACCGCCGCAAGCGGGCGTGA